One Nicotiana tabacum cultivar K326 chromosome 23, ASM71507v2, whole genome shotgun sequence genomic window, GGCTTCCTTATCAAACTTTCTGGTCTTCTTGCTTTCATATGGCTTACTTCATTTGTTATCATTATGCACAGAATTGTTTAAGTTATGGATGATGAGAATTGAGAAAGGAACTTTatttacattaaaaaaaaaaatgcagcagctgAGCCCCTTACAGTGGAGAAAGTGCCGCTTAATACTCTTTTTCAATTGCTTGGTTCCACATATTTCACACACAATACTCATATGTGAAATGCTTCGTATAACCTGCTAGCTTAGCACAGGGTGTCCACTGTCCACTCTCCATTTATATCAATTATTCACGTttgtaaataattttcttttaaaagacACGAATCGAATGTATCAAATCGAAATCGTACCGAActattttggtacggtatttgatatacacaattgataaatcgAATACCGAAATATCGAACCGAAGTACAGAATGTCCACCCCTACCAAGAACCACAAAATTCAAACTATTCTTTGATTAGTTTCCAAATAACTCCATGCATTTCCTCGTACCTTTGGGAAGGTTCCTGAAGCAACGACCTTCCCAAAGGCCCATATATACCATCCTAGCTCCTTTTCCTGTACCCTACCTTGAATTTTCTCATGGAGGCCATCTATATACTCTTATTTGTGATTATTTTTAACTTCATATGTTAATAGTTTAAGAAAATCCAACCTTTTTCTTAGGTATTTAATTCTTATAATCTTTCACTAATTCCTTCTTGCTGAGCCTGTAGCTGGTAAATTCCTTTTTTGTTCCAAAGTCTCTGTGTGGAGTATGTATTGTAATATTACTTGTTCACTATAAAATATACTTCCTGAATTCCAATTTATGTGAGTTTATTTAACTGGGCactaaatttaagaaaaaataaaaatctaattaATACTTGTAATCCTAAACAAGTTATAATATTTGTGCGACTATAATtctttttgaaacttgtggtgttAAACATGTCAGAGTATTAGTATTGCTATAAAAATTTCTCACTGAGgatagaattaaaaaataaaattaaactgttttcaaatttaaaaagagATCATTCTTTCGTGAATGgataaaaaggaaatagtttGAGAATATAGTATAATTAAGTTGAAAACATTAGGAAAAATTTACCACAGCATAGAAGTACAGATTTAGAAGACCACATGAAGATCAACACTGAAACATCTGGTGTACGTTACACCAACACTGAAACATTTCATTTAGATTTCAGAGTGGTCGACATTATTCTACAATTAAAAAGAGTTAGTGAAGAAAGCTGAAAACTCCaagttcttctttttccattttttttttttttttggttctctCTTTTTAGAGCATATATATTCTCTGCTTTTTTCGACGAATAGTTCTTATCAACATTTCTGATGTAAAATATGAagggaaaataaaaaagaatatttgGTTTTAGTCAAGTAAAGGATATTCTTAGAGGGAAAGTTTTTCCTTGTAGCTTAAGACAAAAGGCATCAAAGAGACACTTGTCCTCCTCTCATTTTGTTCGTTCCTGTGAAAGCTCTCTTTGAAGTTTGAACGGCATTTTGGGGTATGGTCTTACACTATACCTTCCCTATTCCTTTCGTCAGTGAACTTACCTTTCAACCGTTAGTTACAAATCCCCTAACAACTAAAATCATTTTCTTCTAAAGaaaagtacaataacaacaaaaatataccTCAAATCCCTAGTAAATTGAAGTTAGCCATATCAATCACCACTATTCATTTAGTTTCATTTAAGCTCATTTAACTTAATATTatacataataaaattaaaaagaaataattttaattttggcTCGTATATAAATCTAGCAGGGGTGGCTCTGATGCACAAGTCACTAAGGCAAGTGCCTTAGGCCTCCAAATTTTAGGGGGCCCAATTTTCAATAATAGTTAGTAATTGTAGCAAATAGGCgtataattttctttaaatattgaattaaaatataaagtataaatttctaataaaaaggaaaagacaattttttttattttatagtttaCTTGACCTTATTTATGAATGGAGACCTTTTTTTGGCCATTTGCATTTGACATAAGCAGTGGCATATAACCCAAATTTTGCGTCTCTTTTATTCTTTCTCACTGGAAATGTATATGTTTATTCATTTTATCTATTCTTCCGAGAGAGTCATTATTTTGTCAAAAAACAAGCTTTAAGTGAATTGAAACAAGTAAATTGCATattctttcttgttcattttcgAATTTTCAAACTGTGCAATAAGCAAATTGAAGTAGTAAATTATCAACATAGAATCAGGTTTCGAATGAATGTATGGATTGATTTAGAAATGAGATTGCAAAAAaattataacaattaataaagaTATACAAAGAAAAAATTTATAGAGACATAGAGCGCTAGAGAGAAGTATTGTCAGAAATAATATCTTAGTTAAtatacttcatcacataagaaGACTTGATTCTTTGCTAAATGCCTATATTGCTTATATAATAATGTTTAGCGATTCCTATAATAATTGTCTCAACCGaaagaagtttttcaaaattaatattAATACAATCTTTCCTAAGATCATTGCTAAGCTTAAATTGATTGgctatattgtcaattgagaaaaaattaattataaaaataattaataattttgcaTCTCAAAAGCTAATTAAAAAAGACTTCATTAATTATATAAGAAGATTTTTCAAAAAAGGAAAGTCCTCATATTAATGTTTGGCGTTAGGCCACTAAATCCCGAAATCTAGGACTAAAAAGCTAGCGCTCCTATAATGCAATGGGCTTAAATGTAACCTACTAATATGACTAAGACGTAATCTCAACCAATTAGTATCACCAACATATTATTTTCTTCCATGTTAGGAGAAATCAAACAAATTATTTTTAAGATaatggaagaaaaagaaagcatATTGTTATTGGTTTGATCTTGCACTTCTTTAGTGCTTGTAAATATGTCAGCTCCTTTTGACTAATTGTTGCaggtatttttcctttgcttGTTAGCTGGATGCAGCATCACTTGGTTCAACACAGTTTGCTTTGTTCTCTGCATTAAAAACTTCCCTTCTAACAGACCATTAGCACTTGCACTCACAGTGAGTTTCAATGGAGTTAGTGCAGCCTTATACAACCTCGCTGCAATGGCTATAAATCCTTCTTCTAGTCATATTTACCTACTTCTCAATGCCTTCATTCCCTTAATCACCTCAATTGTAGTCATTGTCCCAATCCTGCGACAACCCCCTATCGATTCTCTGCCCTCTGATGCCATCAAACACGAACAACTCATATTCGTAATTCTAAATTTCCTAGCTGCAATCACTGGCCTCTATCTTCTCTTTGTCCATTCGACAGATCCATCAACGGCTCGTGTAATTTTTGCTGGTGCAATTTTACTTCTTGTTATTCCATTGGGAATTCCAGGCATTATCTATGCAAGGAAATGGTTTAAGAAGAAAATTTCTTCAAGCTTTCCCCTTCAAGGATCCGGCTTACTACTTGTTGATGCTGATGATCTTGAATTTCATAAAGAATTACTTAGTCGCGAGAATAGCCAAATCAATGTAATGTCCTACGGTGTAAATGGTGATGGACCGACTCTTACACTAAGACTTGCGAGGATTATAGGCACCGGTGGAGCTAGTGATCAAGGATGTTGTGAAAAAATAATTGGGAAGGATCAGTTGTACATGCTTGGAGAAGAACACAAGGCAGGGTTGCTGGTTAAAAGATTGGACTTTTGGCTATATTATCTTGCATACTTTTGTGGAGGAACAATTGGGCTTGTGTATAGTAACAATCTTGGCCAAATAGCACAGTCACTTGGACATAGTTCAATGACTTCCACTCTCATCACACTTTACTCATCCTTCTCCTTCTTTGGCCGCTTGCTCTCTGCAGCTCCAGATTTCATCAGATTGTAAGTTAAAGCTCACTTTTCCTctgttttcttattttcttttggttgtatGAAGGGGTGGGTGTGGAAGAAGGGAATGGATCATAACACTCTGCATAATGACTTTGGTTTTAGTAGGTGTAGAGGCGGATTTAGAGCAGGTTCTATTCTTTTACTGATCCCATTATTACtttctataaattaaaaaaattaaaaatgcataCATGTAATACCATTATA contains:
- the LOC107765358 gene encoding protein NUCLEAR FUSION DEFECTIVE 4 — translated: MGGQSRKWMILVATIWIQAFTGTNFDFSAYSSELKAVLGISQVQLNYLATASDLGKALGWSSGLALMYFPLWFVMFVAAFMGFFGYGIQWLVILDLISLPYFVVFFLCLLAGCSITWFNTVCFVLCIKNFPSNRPLALALTVSFNGVSAALYNLAAMAINPSSSHIYLLLNAFIPLITSIVVIVPILRQPPIDSLPSDAIKHEQLIFVILNFLAAITGLYLLFVHSTDPSTARVIFAGAILLLVIPLGIPGIIYARKWFKKKISSSFPLQGSGLLLVDADDLEFHKELLSRENSQINVMSYGVNGDGPTLTLRLARIIGTGGASDQGCCEKIIGKDQLYMLGEEHKAGLLVKRLDFWLYYLAYFCGGTIGLVYSNNLGQIAQSLGHSSMTSTLITLYSSFSFFGRLLSAAPDFIRLKLYFARTGWLAVALVPTPIAFFLLAATGNEAAIQAGTALIGLSSGFIFAAAVSITSELFGPNSVGVNHNILITNIPIGSLVYGFLAALIYDNNAVGATFAQHMMTDTVVCMGRKCYLSTFLWWGCLALLGLVSSVLLFLRTRPAYDRFEQNRRANLLD